GGTGGGAGGCTGAGTATTATTGGCATTTATCCTATTTTTCTTGATGAATTATGCTTGAAGAACGCAATAAATTGAATGTTGTCCTCAGCCGTCTAGAATGATCGAAAACGCGTAACTAACGGGATTCGATGCAGTTCAGTTAAAATTTTAAGTACAAACTGAAAGTTCTATGTATATACGTGTGTAGTAGCACTGTAAAATGATAGATATGTAGAATATTTGCGGATGTAACTGTAACGAATTATTACTGTATAGTAcggttcattttcatttcatttgatcAGTTTGGTATGACTGGTCTTTATATACTCAGtgaaaaactgtagcatgcaGGAAATTGAATTTCAGGACATCTAAAATGaccccggaccccccccccccccccccccccccccacacacacacacacacctagaAGTGTGGTGTTTATATACATcgagaaaaatacatttttgaatttATCCGCATTTGTCGTGATGAATTTTACTGAACCTTTATAAGaatattttgcataatattTTTCCCTTGAAGCGGAACTCTCCTCTCCGTGGGGTGTGGGGGTTTGTCaggacgtgacgtcaacaatgctatGACGTTTTAATACGCTTATTGATGTCGAAGCGATACTACGCACATTCGTCTGAATGCAATTTAATTTCAGAAATGTGCGAAAAgatcgctgtttgacatttataatcatatttattttaaatgtgtatacatataaaatatataaatataaaatatatgtgcaTAGATCTAATACTGATGACATCTAACTACTGTGGTGTTCTGTTCCAATATTTCCTGCATTTGTTGAGCGGATATATCAACAGAAGTAAGTGAATAATGTTTGTatgcttgtttatttatttatgttattattatttttttttttttttttatcgggACCGATGAAGTAGTAGGTATTTATATTGTGGTGGTagagcagtgttcgagattaaatttcttggccagtatcccagttggatactaacattccaaaatctggtatcccaccagagaatttagtattatatggcatcccagtgggatactgggttcttgaagtctggtatccaaaattaaattctggtatccccgggataccgttaatctcaaacactgtagAGGGGGGATTGGTGGATATTGCACCACCCCGCCCGCGCGCACACCCCGGCTACGCCAATACATGTTACTAAAGAATGCAAGAAATGTACTACTAgattcagttcaattcaatttGTTGCATACATTTAAGCATAAGAACTGCTCCCGAAGGACTGCAAGCgtacaaagcaaactttaaactCCAAACTTATGACGAATCATTCATTCGTAACTTTTATATCATTTTCAGTTCCAGCgtacataaatttattttgaaatatatctcACTATTCACCGTTTCAATACCGCTGCCACGCCCTCCATATTAGAAATGACCTCACATTGCAGAAATGACTCTATAAAACGATTGTGCACCCCATGTTTAATGTAAATAGATACCTCGTTTATTCTATCCCATGTACTTCAAAGGCAGCATGTTTTGATTTTCAATACGGTGAACAACGGCCTCAAATACATATTGTACATCATCCTTTAAGTGCAACTAAACTCGCCATGTATGCTGGCGTTTTCTAATTATCAAAATGGTGGACAACGGCCATCTTGGGCTTGTCTCTCAAGATGACATCACCTCAGATTGCAAAAATATCCCCACCAGAAGATTAGGCACCCTCTGTATAATGAAAATGGACACCTTATTCATACTGAGTGAGATATGGCGATTTCCGATTTCCAGTATGGTCCCTGGCGGCTATCATGGATTTGGCTCTGGTGGAGTTATCTGGAACCTTTACGAGGTACATGAGGGCAaacggttttttttaaaggtccCAAAGACTTGAAATCCAACCTCAAACACTGGTCCCCGAAAAATGGTCTTAGGGCAGCCAAATATAACCCCACTATTATAGCCTCCtaccaggggcgtagcgtgatctggacctggggggggggggggggggggggggttcgaatatgagccaagtggaccctttttctattttgtttttgcaccaccagaaactccatatgtataaacctgtatgttttagttctgaaagcggaccatttgcttcaggaggggggtggtgtgtgtgtgtgtgtgtgtgtgtttcgtcCGAACCCTCctccagcctacgcccctgctcCTACAGAGAATGGACCTAATGAGTGGATTTGATCCTTCACAGGTGCGCTCTGCCGACAACAAGATCCCTGCCCTTCGTTCAAACCAATGTCTACGTGGCATGTTTTGTTCCCTTTTCGAAAGTCCGGCTGTTGTTCGGTAGGCCCTACTTCATAAATATTAACCTACGTGACGGTAttggtttcttattaaatatatgtttgatCAATGCAAACGTTTATGGCAACCGTAATACGTAACATATTGGCGATTATGAATTTATGTGTAATTCTCATGGATTACTCAAAATCTGAATGAAaagggcgtgacgtagcccagtggtaaagcgttagcttgatgtgcggtcggtctgggatcgatccctgtcgggccgtggtatgtgttatcctgtctgtgggatggtgcatataaaagatcccttgctgctaatcgaaaagagtagcccatgaagtggtgacagtgaaattcttctctcagtatctgtgtgatccttaaccatatgtccgatgccatataaccgtaaataaaatgtgttgagtgcctcattaaataaaacatttccttatttccTGAATGAAACGTTTTCATCATTGGTGTTTGATGGCGGGAGGGTAAACAGATTTAGGTCGTGGTGATttcgtgtgggttttttttttaagttactgtttgttgttttgttgttgttgggttggggttttgtgtgtgttgttgttgttgggttttttttgggagggtgtgtgtgtgtgtgggggggggggggggggttgttgtttttgttttgcagttcatttgtattaattttaattgacGTTTTGGTGAAAGACTTATACCTGTTTGGACATTCCAATACCGCTTATCTGTCGGTTAGTAAACATTTAAACCAGTGACCTAATACACCAAACACACAATTCAGTTTGAACTCAAATCCTTTAATAATTCACATGGAAATATAAGAACATTCaatgtacatttaatacatGACAACTTCTCATCTGAACTATACAGACACCATGAATATAATACGAGAAACAATAATGTTAACACTAATGATATGGactcatttttagttttataataACAGTACGTAAagaacatgaaaataaaaatgaatacagTTTAACGTAAATGAATTCTTCTCTAGCAAAAGGATGTGAAACGACATTGGATTTATTTGATTCGTGTTTGGACGTAAAGAAATATGAACATTGACAGCATGGTTATGTACAGCTGCTAACTATAAATACGCACACAGCCATATATAGCAATCACAGAAACTAGTTCCTACCCACAAAAATTAGGACTTAATGCATATTAGCAAACACGTACTACAACGTTCAAcattagttttttaaaagtatcaaATATCTGTACATGGCATATGTATTCATAATTACACAGTTCTGTATCAATACTATATTTACATCAATACGGCGAAAAGTGCAACGCTTGCTGTATCAGGTAACCTAGTAGAAAAGTTCCATCAGCCAATATGTCCCATTGCACGGTGTCTATGCCCCGGTGCTCTGAACCAGGCGGTGTTAAGTTATTGTATGTTCTGAGAATACGTCTCACCCCGCAGTATCAGGGTTCGAATTTTACCATGGTACCATCGGCAAGTACCGTGGTTACCATCTTGTTGCTGTGCCTCGAAATTCGGTTTGTTGTCGGCGGCAAGAAAAATGCTGTGGTGTCCTACCTGGTTTGCCATCACGCCCTTCCCTTCCCACACATCCTATCTTGTATATGCATCCTTTATTACGTAAAATAACAACTTGCGAAAGAACGGATACTTTAAGCCCCAGTCCCACTGTGGCGATTTTGGCTGCGAACTAATACGAACCGGCATTCGTTGCGCATCGTGCATCATCGTAAAGGTTCAAATTACTTCTTATTAGTTCCCTGCCTCTTTCGTATTAGATCGGCCACAACCGCAGGCCAATACGattgttttgaaatgttcaAAACATTCGCAGGGGTCCTGCGAATTGAAGCCTATACGTCAGGGTCGTACTGCATCTTGTCATCTCCATAATAGCATGTCagttgttaaaaattatttataaaattttggattttggtcagggtcgCCCTCTCACTGCGTCGTGTCAATTCCTGTCAGTTCGTTCGTATCTCATCGTTGTGATTCCTGTCAGTTCGTTGCTGATTCGCACCGGTTCGTGTTGCTTTCCTGGTGAGATTCGATACGATGAAATAAGGTGTGCAACGATAACATACAAATCAATAAGAATTGACACGGTGTAGACACGATATACAACGATGCAGTAGGAATGTGTGGACCGAACTAACACGAACCAGTGAGAATCGCAACGAATTGATAGGAATGCACAACGATGAGACACAAACCAATAAGAACGGACACGAATTGACACGATGTACAGCGATGCAGTAAGGACTAGGTAGAATGCAGAACGATTTAGTCAGAACTGGTACGAATTAGGGGGCAATTGGTATATATTGAGGGTGAAATCCTGCTTGTTTCATTACCTGACAAAGTTTTGAGCAGTGAACATCTGTACTCATGAGCAGCTATGGCGCTACTTATTCCTGTTCAGAGATTACACCTCATGAATGGTCTCTTGATGGTCCAACAACAGCATGTTGCTAACACCCTAACTGTGGTCCATTTGCTCCAAGTGCGACGTCGGGCATGCCGGCAACAGCGGAGGAGATATTGGGTCCGAGAATGGCTTATCAGGAGACCACTGTATGGCATGTACAAGAAACTGATGGGGGAATTGGAGCGCGAAGACGTGGCAGGGTTCCGGAACTTTATCCGGATGGAACCAGCCTGGTTCTATGAGCTGTTGCAGAGAATCGTTGATCGCATCACGAAGCAGAACACCTGGTTTAGGAAACCTCTGGAACCTGGTCTGAAGCTGTCCATAGCACTCCGCTACTATGCTGCAAGGGACAGCTACCACTCCCTCATGTACAGCTTCAGAGTGGCTCATAACACCATCTCGAAGATTGTGCTTGAGGTGAGCAGTGCCATTGTGGCAGAGTTGGCAGTGGAGGTCATCTCCAGCCCAACGACACCTCAGGAGTGGCAGGCGATTGCAGATTTGTTTGCAGCGAAATGGCAGTTTTTCCTGGGCGCCCTTGATGGCAAACACGTGCACATCTGATGTGCGGAGTACAAGTTCATGTGGATCAACATCGGGACGGCCGGCTCAAGTCTTCAACCACAGCGAGCTGAAGGACGCCATCGATATAGATTGAGGGGCGGAGCCTTCTTGCGCTTGATGGGTGGCATATCATTGCCCGTCTGAGTCTCCTGCTGTGGGGATCTCTCCACCGGGTCAGTAGGCAGATCACCTTCTTCGCTGGAGGTGACTTGTGGAGGTGGGCTAGCTTTCCGGGTGGGTGGGGCCTTGGCCTTCGCCTTGTCGCGCCCAGCAGGAACCCCGTGGCCCTTCCTAATTATGGAACCTCTTGGCATGATCTCTTCACTCTAGCAGAACTCTAGCAGAACTGCAGATGTACTGAGAATCGCTGTGAATGTTGGCGATATTTATACAATCGTGACCCACAGTACTAGTGCCTATTGGATCTCACTGTTTCGTATTGGTTTGTACTGGTTTGTACTGGTTCCTACTAATTCTCATCGTGTTCGCATCGCATCTCATCGCATCCGTATTTATTCTCCGTCACCATCGTACTGCGTTGTACTGCATCGTAATGCCATCGCATTGCATCCTACCAGTTCGTGTTCAGTTCTTATTGATTCGAACATATCATCGTACCGCATCATATTAATTTTGTCTTGAGGTAGAACCAATGCGGACACcgaattttttaacaaaatatcgcCACCATTCGCAGGCGAATCCATTTTTCTTTATTCGTATTGATTCCCCAAACTATTCGCCACAGTCGGACTGGGGCTTTAGCGAAAGAATCTGCgaacgtttgttttgtgtttttatctcGATTTCTAGCAACCAAAGATGTTAAAACCAGTTTTGTCTTGGTACCACCCCAATTgtgtaataatttttgttattacacTGAAGGCAACACTTGTGTTTCCCCAAAATATAATTCGACTGTGCCGTATGTGTCAAGTGAAATGCTTTAAATGCTTCGAGCTTGTGACTATTGGGCGATCTTAATGCTTTACCAACCGAGCGAATAGTATTCATGAGTGATTATGGGAATGAACCCTGGCACGAGTAGATATCGAGCCAGTTAACCACGTGATCCAAAATTATTGTTATGAAATCCTGAAATTGCCCTTAGTAACCAACCAAAACTACCAGAATATAAATTTCAGGTTGCGAATTTAACAGGATTCCGCGATTCCGCGAATCCCAGAAATTGGGTCGGAAGTGCAAATTTTGAAATGGAATCCGAAGATATCTATACATAATTTTACAATTCCGGCGGAATCCTTTTTTTTAATCCCTAAATTTAACGTCtgataattattatgtataatattaaaggGTTTGCAATTCTCAACTTCGTCATGTCGCTATGGATACCACATGGTGTACATGATAATTGTAGTTACTGTAACCTAGTTGCGACGCAAGTGGAAACGTTGCTACCAAAACATACCTCTTCCTTTTTTCTCTCACCTCTTCTACATAACTACTTCTCCCTTTTTCTGTTGTCTTTGTAAACCCTGTGACCTGacctggctcccacccagggcgagtttaaacgactcaatgtgtaggtgtaaagcTACAATagtgacttctctctcactaaccactaactcactgtcttgAACAGACAACACAGGTAGAtgacgtgtgtgcccagaactgcgtgcttgaattttaattggataaaagAACGAAAACTACCAAAATGAATATACAACTTGTATAGAGGCCGGTTGAAACGGCACAACGTCTactaggggtgggggtgttacAAGCCATATACTTttacctgtatttatatagagtaggaacAGAACCACCGTACATGTTTGTCCTCGAGGCCtggtataaaacattttaaaattataaagtaATTTTGTAATGTGAACATGGAGCGCATAGTCTATAACGTGAAACATTCCAGTTATTGTTGGTAATGTAACATAATTATTGGAATAGATTATAGTCCAACACATATATGGGCATTCGGTTTGAAACTcattgaaagaagaaaaaaagacttGTAAAATGCATATTATGCTAATGTGTTTTAATGAAACTGGGacgtaatatttaattttcataaaatggtattatgaaaacaaaagagaagaaaaagaagttaccattaattgaaatatatggtgatcaataaataattacagacCCATGATTCCCTCTCTGTAGCAAATAATAACTAAAAGTAACTCAAAAAGGAACTACTGTTTTTGGATATGGGAAATGAAGGCTATCTACaacatacatttgttttattttgttttgctttttttttttgtaaacaagtGATTTCATGTAGAATAATACCGACTATTTAATCCGTAAACCTGAATTAAGGTAAGTAACGGTCAGTTCATTTTTACAAAACCAAACTgttgaatataatttttctttggAATGGTATTGTTAACATATTCCAGAAACATCACAGACCTGAACAGCTATTCCTATAAATCGAGTACATTTTAGTATAGGCCATACTCATGATATTGCTTTCTAACATCTCCATATATAGCTATATCTGCAATTTAATGAAGGTCATTTTACTTAATAGCATAACTCTATTTAGACCTACAGTTATTCTTATAAATCGACAACAGTTTAATGCAgccatttgttttgttcacacAATAGTACTTCTTGTTAAAACATTGAGTTCATTCAGCGATCTCGCAGGCTTTACAAAATGTCTGTTCCAGCAAGTAGTccttaataatagtaatagtatacatatatacaattcatcatatCACTACATTCCAACGAAAGACATATTCTGCACGTGCATTGTTACAACTATCCCGAACATGGTCCTGCACGCACATTCAGTCCACAACAATAGAACCTATTTTCAGCGCATCACAATTTGTTtggaaacaataattaaaaaaaaatgttctgaAACTCAGACACTATAATTAATATTGCTATCTGTTCATTTGTGAACTAAGgcattaaacatttttgttacacTCGGGTTTTTCCGTGCAGCGAATGCATTTTTCGGAGTTGTTGATCTTTGCACGAATTCCCTGTTCGCTTCTACGAAGACATGATGGCGGCTGGATTTCGTGTTTTGCGATCTCCTGGTAGTTGCTGGTTTGGTAGTTGCTGTCTCTGTTGGCGTTGATCTTGACGGTGTAGTTGTCTCTGCAGCTGAGGTTTCGGTCTTCTCTGTAGTtggtgatgatgttgttgatggtGTTGTTTTCGTAGAAGTCGGCTGTGAGAAGGGGTTGTGTTTCATAATCCTCGTTGTTGACGTCATGGTGGCGCTGGTGGTCATAACGCTGCTGTTACTGGTGCTGTTGTCTacaatgatttaaaaatgtaagtATACACTGATAAGTATTACAACAGGAGCTATAAATTTATTTCTACCCGGgcttaatttaatatttagacTAACGAAATTTAAGCCCCAGGCTCCAAGATAGAGCACTGAATATCATAAACAAGTATAGGAATTAATAATCAATAACCTACCTCcgatacatattgttttttggtctggttttttaaatttagaatcCTTGctgtaacatatttttttattgttttcaattattatttatttttaagattgtcagctttaaaaacacaaaacactcgAATAATACACTCCACAGGAAGAtaacaaattaaacatttgtaaattttataaacGTAAAACAagaataatactttttaaaaaatcgtcTTTGGAAATTCCGACTATGGTCctttaaaattcaataaatgCTCATGCGTACCTTTATAAGGGTGTGGGTGGATGTGCTGCATGTAGATATTCTTTATGTCTTCCATGGAGTCCCCGTTGCATAGCGACGCCGTGCAGAAGCACCACTCCACAGGCTTTCCCCACAGCTGTTGCACACGGCACCCCTCGTAGTCGATATTGGTGGCGCTGTTCTGCCATCCGTCTGCGCAGCCGCGGTAAATGACTACAAAATCGGAAATGTCAGTATGTCACAAGAAGTAGATACATGCAAATATTTTAAGAACAACCTATAATAAATActtactaaattaaaaacaacaaaaaaggggGAGGGGCACTAAACGCCCCCAACAAATTAgcaaataaactttaaatacagtgaaactctccAAAACAAGACCCTCcataaaccagaattccctcaaaaccaaacAGTCttcacagtccctttttaaatatcagtatagaACCGAACCTCGCTAAATCGGATTCTcctttaaaactggactttttatttggtcccgtttaggggcgggacgtagcccagtggtaaaaagcgctcgcttgatgcgcagtcggtctgggatcgatccccgtcgacgggcccattgggctatttctcgttccagccagtgcaccacggctgatatattaaaggcagtggtatgtatcctgtctgtggggtggtacatataaaatatccctggctactaatggaaaaatgtagcggatttcctctctaagactatatgtcaaaattaccaaatgtttgatatccaatagccgatgattaatgtatcaatgtgctccagtggtgtcgttaaacaaaacaaacttttggtcCTGTTTGTACCATACCCGTATAATTGCACAAACAAATATCTGACCTTTGCCTTTACAGAGGTTACACGTTTAGTCAGGAGAGAGAGGTAAGAATGCATTGTAaacagtgccggatttatatgggggcaaagggggcaattgccgccccccccccccccccccgtcagaGGGGCCCcaagactaaggacttcctttatttaaaacaaatgtaataattataaatttagttaattttttttatttgttatgcaATTTAATTCTATattgaggggcccccgaacctgaagtacCCCGGGCCCACAACGTCTAAATCTGGCCCTGATTGTAGGTTTTAATAACTTTTCAATATCCAGGGATGAACTGGCCACGTGACGTTATATGTCTTGGTTTTCGGGAAAACAAGTTTTAACgtttaaaaaatcataaaaaacccccaacagtTTTATGAcgttatacaaattatatagtTACATCACCTCCATtacacatacgtacatacggGTCCTTGATTAAAGTTTTACCTTTGAAGCTTTTATATGTTGTTCATTACTTCATGAttgcatttaccttagtttgacacccaatagccgatgtatttttcgtgacagggtgttgttaaacattcgttcattttaaagaaacagaccctagtttttaagcactacagcatagttttcactattagagcctttTATGATCACCgatatcaaacattacttatattttattctttagattacccatttccgtacaaccgaagtgtttccgtacaaccgaagtgtctatttttaaagatatttcctattttaacgtcacagactcttcttccactctattgtaactttatctaaatgagttacaggtttgtaaatgaactaaacttaatgttcatttttcacgggttaaaactagggtctgcgcctttaataagAACGTAGGCCTAACTTGAAACTGTCCGAGTTACGCCAAACATCGGAAGGACCATAATCACACGGGATGTACAGATATCGTGTCTCAAATTAGACATCGCCTATAATATCATCTGTTGGACAGAAATAACGTAAACTGACATGGTATAAAAACAAGAACGCGTGTGTTTTAAAACCCAAGGATTTTAGacgcaaaaaaaagaagagaaaatgtTCTAAATATTCTCTTCTTTGACACCCATGCATTATCCTAGAttctattaaaacattttaaagaaaatgtttagcCTACAAAGCATGTTTCAGGGGAAACAATTTCCACACACGCAAACACGAACAGCCTTCAAGTTGAAATGGCTGTTCCGCGACAAATGACGGAAAGATACGATGATTTCCGAATTCTTCGGCAGTTTACAAACAGCCAGTGAAGAACTCTCTTAGAAGAATACAGCGCTATTTGTTCTAGCTTTGGGAGACATTACAATGCGCAAGTGAGAGCTGGTATGAAGAAAGcattaaatgtttttctaaTCTCCGAAACGTTGTTAAGAGTCTTGGCGACCATAGCGAACCATCTTGGCTATTTCGCAAGTAACGAAGGGTTCCTCAGATTGGCCGCCGATCCAATATAGAGATTTAATagggatttgttttacatgtataaCAGAGTAATTCAAGAGACTGTCTTAAGTCTGCtgccattttaaagatgtttccgactaataaagtCCTTGTAACGATTAAAATTTCTACATTATCttgtttaaagagacataccctagtttttaaacactaaggcatatttctcactattagagccgtttatgattactaaaatcaaacattacttatattatataattgtttagattatccagttCCGTaaaaccgaagtgtttctggtcatcgtggtgtttctaataccacaaaatgcatttttcatatttttaaaaacgcacgtgcgtctgataagtaacggttatggagtcgctttttagtctatttttgagggtatttcaacgtcacagacttttgtttcactctgttgtatccaaatttgttacaggtttgtaacttaaccaaacctagtgtccatttgtacgcgttgaaactagggtctaggtgaagaatatgccttagtgtttaaaaactagggtctgtccctttaatatagatGTCACTATAATATACGTGTTTCTGGTtgccctaatgtttgtagttgctcaaacttaattttatttccactGCGTGCctgaagggtgtatactaccaaatcaaatcctatagacgacaatagtagcatgtggctaaaactcctacctacagcgtatcagtcgacataaacgccacggatgtaaatactaccaccctcgCCCTTagagtgaattaaaaaaattgggggtcaagctgctcatttctgaaataacgagtagcgtctatgactaccctagttccgcacaaaattcgagtccttttttttttacaggttccCCAAACATGTTTGACACAATGGTACTAAATGAAATAcaactgcatacatttttttcccagattaaacttttttttttttttttttttacaaccaacacactcttatttattaccaatcataggacttgtggtgttcacttctctatcaaaagttcgctaCACCTCGaaatttgacccagccggaagttatttcgtttagtactacctaaaccTCTTTttgatataggcacgttaataacgTATCCTAATTCTAATCCTTATTTTCGTTTTTTAATCTCACGAACGAAATTACTGGTAGGTAATATCCTGTTTGAGTCACTACAAACATCAAGAccatacaaaataaactgaataaacagacactgataagttatattaaacaagaaaacgtatttttgaaatgtaaacaGTGGTTATAAAAATGGCTCTGTTAAAGCCCTTTCCACGTGCCCGGTTAAATAGGCTAATGCTTAACTCATCATTTGTAACCAATGCTTAACTCATCATTTGTATGGCCTTCCATGTGCataaatgtaaatacatatacacCGCCCAGTGTGCGGGAAAACCCCTTGTTTGTATTAATCTGAATAACCAATGCTTAGCTCATCATTTTGATAACTGTTTGCGTTCCTCCGTGTGCTTAAATGCAAATTTACATCTTGATCATATAGGTACACATTATTACGCCCctgcaaatatttgacatacattTGTTGAATACAGTTACATAAATATGTCGTGTGTACAATGCATTCTGCATAGCCCAGCAGAGTTACaggtatatataattaatttgggATGACagtgttcttttttatttctttgtgtTTGTACTGAAAGTTCAAGATATTGTTCACAGTACGTTCACATAAAAATTAATCTCACGTAAAAGAAAAGCCTATCAAACGATCTCAAACACGTTTcagtgtaaaaatataatttaaaaagaatataatttaacaaatattataagaatttttgtggttttgtttttcgtGGATTTAATTACTGTTCAAAAGTAAATGAATGTtgcaaaaatttaaaattcacCCCTAACTTTCgtcattaattttttcatttattca
Above is a genomic segment from Gigantopelta aegis isolate Gae_Host chromosome 7, Gae_host_genome, whole genome shotgun sequence containing:
- the LOC121377773 gene encoding uncharacterized protein LOC121377773; translation: MATTKKTTTAAPSTLNVVQNEGENSIVDARGKGEVDMTNNMIDSQIEVAEFFCWDCYSDSPHCGERVNTIKAHYLGKTQCSSTNKCFVRRQGDVIYRGCADGWQNSATNIDYEGCRVQQLWGKPVEWCFCTASLCNGDSMEDIKNIYMQHIHPHPYKDNSTSNSSVMTTSATMTSTTRIMKHNPFSQPTSTKTTPSTTSSPTTEKTETSAAETTTPSRSTPTETATTKPATTRRSQNTKSSRHHVFVEANREFVQRSTTPKNAFAARKNPSVTKMFNALVHK